Proteins from one Staphylococcus sp. IVB6214 genomic window:
- the cysS gene encoding cysteine--tRNA ligase, whose product MITLYNTLTRQKEPFKPIEPGKVKMYVCGPTVYNYIHIGNARPAINYDVVRRYLEYKGFEVNYVSNFTDVDDKLIKRSQELNETVPEIAERYIKAFHEDTGALNVKPATANPRVMDHMDEIIAFIKKLVDEGYAYESGGDVYFRTRKFDEYGKLSHQSLDDLKVGARIEQGENKEDALDFTLWKSAKPGEISWESPFGEGRPGWHIECSVMAFEKLGPTIDIHAGGSDLQFPHHENEIAQSECHNHAPFANYWMHNGFINIDNEKMSKSLGNFILVHDIIKEVDPDVLRFFMISVHYRSPINYNLELVEAAKSGLTRIRNSYEALLARESVATDIVVAQEYIDQIEAILTQFEKVMDDDFNTANAITAWYDLAKLANKYLLEDNTATTVITRFKEVFQIFSDVLGVPLQPAQAEELLDAEVEALIEERNEARKNKNFARADEIRDQLKAQNILLEDTPQGVRFKRV is encoded by the coding sequence TATGTGGACCGACTGTCTATAACTACATCCATATCGGTAACGCTCGTCCAGCGATCAATTACGATGTTGTCAGACGTTATTTGGAATACAAAGGCTTTGAAGTGAACTATGTATCGAATTTTACGGATGTTGATGACAAATTAATCAAACGTTCACAAGAGTTGAACGAAACTGTTCCAGAAATTGCTGAACGGTATATTAAAGCATTTCATGAAGATACAGGTGCTTTGAATGTCAAACCAGCAACTGCTAATCCACGTGTAATGGATCATATGGATGAGATTATTGCGTTTATTAAAAAGCTTGTTGATGAAGGCTATGCGTATGAGAGTGGCGGTGATGTATACTTCCGAACACGTAAGTTTGATGAGTATGGCAAGTTGAGTCATCAGTCATTGGATGACCTAAAAGTTGGCGCACGTATTGAACAAGGTGAAAACAAAGAAGATGCATTAGACTTCACATTGTGGAAAAGTGCAAAACCCGGTGAAATCAGCTGGGAAAGTCCATTCGGTGAAGGCCGTCCAGGCTGGCACATTGAATGTTCTGTAATGGCATTTGAGAAACTCGGACCAACGATCGACATTCACGCGGGTGGTAGTGATTTACAATTCCCACACCATGAAAACGAAATCGCACAATCTGAATGTCATAACCATGCGCCATTTGCAAATTATTGGATGCATAACGGCTTCATCAATATTGATAATGAAAAAATGAGTAAATCGCTTGGAAACTTTATTTTAGTACATGATATTATCAAAGAAGTAGACCCAGACGTATTGCGTTTCTTCATGATTAGCGTTCATTATCGTAGTCCGATCAACTATAATTTAGAATTAGTTGAAGCAGCTAAAAGTGGCTTAACACGTATACGCAATAGCTATGAAGCGTTGCTTGCACGTGAATCAGTAGCGACAGATATCGTTGTGGCACAAGAATATATCGATCAAATTGAAGCGATTTTAACGCAGTTTGAAAAAGTGATGGACGATGACTTTAATACAGCGAATGCGATTACCGCTTGGTATGATTTAGCGAAACTAGCTAATAAATATTTGCTTGAAGACAATACAGCAACAACAGTCATCACACGCTTTAAAGAAGTGTTCCAAATCTTTAGTGATGTATTAGGAGTGCCACTCCAACCTGCACAAGCTGAAGAACTACTTGATGCAGAAGTAGAAGCATTGATTGAAGAGAGAAATGAAGCACGAAAAAATAAAAACTTTGCGCGTGCAGATGAGATCCGCGACCAGCTCAAAGCACAGAATATCTTGTTGGAAGATACGCCACAAGGTGTGAGATTTAAACGTGTATAA
- a CDS encoding Mini-ribonuclease 3 yields MGDAVLDQFVRGHIILKYQSKPNRLHQEAKRFVSAKSQAQTLEALLADEWFTEEELAIVKRGRNAKSHTKAKNTDIQTYRKSSGLEAVIGYLHLTQQEARIISLLNEIVRQVEKRC; encoded by the coding sequence ATGGGAGATGCCGTTTTGGATCAGTTTGTCCGTGGGCACATTATTTTAAAGTATCAAAGTAAACCGAACCGTTTGCATCAAGAAGCCAAACGGTTCGTTTCTGCTAAGAGTCAAGCGCAAACTTTGGAAGCATTGTTAGCAGATGAGTGGTTTACAGAAGAAGAATTGGCTATCGTAAAGCGCGGTCGCAATGCTAAAAGTCATACGAAAGCTAAAAATACAGATATCCAAACGTATCGTAAAAGTTCAGGTCTTGAAGCGGTGATTGGTTATTTGCATTTAACTCAACAAGAAGCACGTATCATCTCGTTATTGAATGAGATTGTAAGGCAAGTAGAAAAGAGGTGTTAG